A region of Flavobacterium indicum GPTSA100-9 = DSM 17447 DNA encodes the following proteins:
- a CDS encoding Omp28-related outer membrane protein: MKKLLFSAIAISLLACSNDEDSNSGSSNNNQTETPIAGKFKKNVLIEDFTGTWCGYCPRVAFGIQKVENEGLAAIPVAIHRGSTNPSSSGYDPFNYEASALESYIGLTGYPTAKLNRKIDWINETSINEPKNLIKLNSDLGLALNSTVSGGNINLDVNIKFDANLTGLKLVVYVLEDNLIQNQTNYTSYFGGASTLTNFEHDHVLRACLTNLVDGDDLTGTTDGATVTKNFNLAIPSNITNSANMSFVAFVIDSSGKAINVRSAAPNVNQTFEENL, from the coding sequence ATGAAAAAACTACTTTTTTCTGCAATTGCAATTTCATTACTTGCATGCAGCAATGACGAAGATTCTAATTCTGGTTCTTCAAACAACAATCAAACTGAAACACCGATTGCAGGTAAATTCAAAAAAAATGTTTTAATTGAAGATTTCACTGGAACATGGTGTGGGTATTGTCCACGTGTTGCTTTTGGAATTCAAAAAGTTGAAAACGAAGGATTAGCGGCAATTCCAGTAGCTATTCACCGTGGAAGTACAAATCCAAGCTCTTCAGGTTATGATCCCTTTAATTATGAAGCAAGTGCGTTAGAATCTTACATTGGTTTAACGGGATATCCTACAGCTAAATTGAACCGTAAAATTGATTGGATTAACGAGACCTCGATTAATGAACCAAAAAATTTAATAAAACTAAATTCAGACTTAGGTTTAGCTTTAAATTCAACAGTTTCTGGAGGTAATATAAATCTTGATGTTAATATAAAATTTGATGCAAATTTAACAGGATTAAAATTAGTTGTATATGTTTTAGAGGACAACCTTATTCAAAATCAGACTAACTATACATCATACTTTGGAGGAGCAAGTACGTTAACCAATTTTGAACATGACCATGTTTTAAGAGCATGTTTAACTAATTTAGTTGATGGTGATGATTTAACAGGCACTACAGACGGTGCAACTGTTACAAAAAATTTCAATTTAGCTATTCCTAGTAATATTACAAACTCAGCTAATATGTCATTTGTTGCATTTGTTATTGATTCATCAGGAAAAGCTATAAATGTAAGATCTGCTGCTCCAAATGTGAATCAAACATTTGAAGAAAATCTTTAA
- a CDS encoding TlpA family protein disulfide reductase, which yields MKNLTMLVLLMLGAFCNAQKKLPNLSLSNLEGKNVSLEKDFAEKDKLYVFAFWATWCAPCIEELNEIENVYADWKSELNVEVVAVSIDDSRTVKRVKPLVNGKGWEYVVLYDSNQDFKRALGISNPPYIAVVKNGEIIYTQNGHTPGSEVELFEKLKTLK from the coding sequence ATGAAAAATTTAACAATGCTTGTATTACTAATGCTTGGAGCGTTTTGTAATGCACAAAAAAAATTACCTAATCTATCACTTTCTAATTTAGAAGGTAAAAATGTAAGTCTTGAAAAAGATTTTGCTGAAAAAGATAAATTGTATGTTTTTGCTTTTTGGGCAACTTGGTGCGCACCGTGTATTGAAGAACTTAATGAAATTGAAAATGTTTATGCCGATTGGAAAAGTGAATTAAACGTTGAAGTTGTTGCTGTTTCAATAGATGATTCTAGAACTGTGAAACGTGTTAAACCTTTAGTTAATGGTAAGGGCTGGGAATATGTAGTTTTGTATGATTCAAATCAGGACTTTAAAAGAGCTTTAGGAATTTCAAATCCGCCTTACATTGCTGTTGTGAAAAATGGTGAAATTATATATACTCAAAATGGTCATACACCTGGCAGTGAAGTGGAATTATTTGAAAAATTAAAGACTTTGAAATAA
- a CDS encoding DUF6029 family protein encodes MKKLFLALILVNTTLVVGQEQDTIKNKLKFFGGYEHNGQWYTNDVNRKIQHDSVPLRSNNYLSLNLNYGKFTVGTQVESYVNEALLNFNPEYRKTNIGTFYANYKSNKLDVTLGHFYEQFGSGLALRTWEDRSLGINNALRGARIKYAPIEGLELRGLYGRQRTGFAISAGHIFGLNLEAQLATLFNWQNFNFNYGFSYVGRNETFPEEVLTKADELTSVFSNRLEFNRKGFYFNTEYVFKTEDVIYNLASLKYDFVKPGNALLLNFGFAKKGFGIDVNLRRIENMMLLSERKPTAYPALQSSSLNYNDKFLNFIPSLTKQHHSNLANIYVYQSQSQLVMNESTNTNKFGEIGGQVDVFYEFKKGSNLGGKYGTKIALNLASWYNLKAKFAYYDAFGNSKLDYKTDFSGSKEKYFSDYNIEISKKLTPKIKSSIAYINQYYNNQQIQGIFQDYLVKTNILFVESTFILPKSKAITVSAEHMWANNDRKNWLGGSIEYNHNANWSIFAMDMFNYGYDESIHPINSIDLFDIHFYNFGTAYKKGSTRIALNYGRQRGGLVCAGGVCRFVPPSTGLGLQITTSF; translated from the coding sequence ATGAAAAAATTATTTTTAGCTTTAATTCTTGTAAATACAACACTAGTTGTTGGACAAGAACAAGATACCATTAAAAACAAACTTAAATTCTTCGGAGGGTATGAACATAATGGTCAATGGTATACGAATGATGTAAATCGAAAAATTCAACATGATTCTGTGCCACTTAGATCTAATAATTATTTGTCTTTAAATCTAAATTATGGAAAATTTACTGTAGGAACTCAAGTAGAATCTTATGTAAATGAAGCACTCTTAAATTTTAATCCAGAATATAGAAAGACCAATATTGGAACTTTTTATGCTAATTATAAATCGAATAAATTAGATGTAACTCTTGGTCATTTTTATGAACAGTTTGGAAGTGGATTAGCTTTGCGAACTTGGGAAGATCGCTCTCTTGGAATTAACAATGCTCTTAGAGGTGCACGAATTAAATACGCACCTATTGAAGGATTAGAATTGAGAGGTTTGTACGGAAGACAAAGAACTGGGTTTGCTATTTCCGCTGGACATATTTTCGGTTTAAATTTGGAGGCGCAATTGGCAACTCTTTTTAATTGGCAAAATTTCAATTTCAACTATGGGTTTAGTTATGTAGGTAGAAATGAAACTTTTCCAGAAGAAGTACTTACAAAAGCGGATGAGTTGACTTCAGTTTTTTCAAATCGACTTGAGTTTAATAGAAAAGGATTTTATTTTAATACAGAATATGTTTTCAAAACTGAAGACGTGATTTATAATTTAGCATCTTTAAAATATGATTTTGTAAAACCTGGAAATGCATTATTGTTGAATTTTGGTTTTGCAAAAAAAGGATTTGGAATAGATGTAAATTTGAGAAGGATAGAAAATATGATGCTTTTATCTGAAAGAAAGCCAACAGCTTACCCTGCTTTACAAAGTTCAAGCTTAAATTATAATGATAAATTTTTGAATTTTATACCTAGTTTAACAAAACAACATCATTCAAATTTGGCAAATATATACGTGTATCAGTCACAAAGTCAATTGGTTATGAATGAATCAACAAATACTAATAAGTTTGGAGAAATAGGTGGGCAAGTTGATGTGTTCTATGAATTTAAAAAAGGATCTAATTTAGGTGGAAAGTATGGTACTAAGATTGCATTAAATCTTGCTTCATGGTATAATTTAAAGGCAAAATTTGCTTATTATGACGCGTTTGGTAATTCCAAATTAGATTATAAAACAGATTTTTCAGGTTCTAAAGAAAAGTATTTTTCAGATTATAATATTGAAATATCTAAAAAGTTAACTCCTAAAATAAAATCATCTATTGCTTATATTAATCAATATTACAATAATCAACAAATTCAAGGTATTTTTCAAGATTATTTAGTTAAAACAAATATCTTGTTTGTGGAATCTACTTTTATCTTACCTAAATCAAAAGCAATTACGGTTTCTGCTGAACACATGTGGGCAAATAATGATCGTAAAAATTGGTTAGGTGGTTCAATTGAGTATAATCATAATGCAAATTGGTCCATTTTTGCAATGGATATGTTTAATTATGGATATGATGAATCCATTCATCCAATAAACTCAATAGACTTATTTGATATACATTTTTATAATTTTGGTACTGCTTATAAAAAAGGAAGTACAAGAATTGCATTGAATTATGGACGTCAACGTGGTGGTTTAG